One region of Tachysurus fulvidraco isolate hzauxx_2018 chromosome 9, HZAU_PFXX_2.0, whole genome shotgun sequence genomic DNA includes:
- the LOC113637706 gene encoding C-X-C motif chemokine 11-6-like, with translation MKNSAVFLAVACLLFAYVQGQPRTNVRRCLCLGPLVNAVRTQRVDKIEFYPASATCQNVEIIATLKNGAGQKCLNPESEFTQKYIIRAIQKRNAV, from the exons ATGAAGAATTCTGCAGTTTTTCTTGCGGTTGCATGCCTACTTTTTGCATATGTACAAG GACAACCAAGGACCAATGTAAGGAGGTGTTTGTGTCTGGGTCCTCTAGTTAACGCCGTGCGGACGCAACGCGTTGACAAGATTGAATTTTATCCAGCAAGTGCAACTTGTCAGAATGTGGAAATTAT tgCCACTCTTAAAAatggtgcaggacaaaaatGTCTGAACCCTGAATCTGAATTTACTCAGAAGTACATCATAAGAGCCATTCAAAAAAG GAATGCAGTGTAA